A window from Brachionichthys hirsutus isolate HB-005 chromosome 4, CSIRO-AGI_Bhir_v1, whole genome shotgun sequence encodes these proteins:
- the LOC137893026 gene encoding tumor necrosis factor receptor superfamily member 6-like isoform X2: MTAAPRLLVFLSLIPVLKPSGAFVLPGLEQGGDRKRRAARCRERLEYLRDNVCCLNCPAGQRLMSPCTQAGLLGTCVKCEDGTYMEYSNNERQCFECTRCRPDQEIVSACTLTRNTECRCRAGWFCAPEQACEACRKCSGCEQDEEMVRNCTSTANAECKQVQPEPGSFSASASVILPLLALVPVALLIVACVWNCRRAKGSRGTVLGCLKPEQHDGPGCPPDDGRTGDARSLSCSSLILSRQLGEETFPQLVALNGEESLRKCFDYFEDVDMDYHKRFFRQLGIQDNVIKSKGHLTYEDKVHELLNVWVEKEGRDASLNVLLGALLDLGQRRTAETVKEKAVRDGHYLSQE; this comes from the exons ATGACCGCCGCGCCCCGGTTGCTG GTTTTCTTATCGCTGATCCCGGTTCTCAAACCCTCGGGAGCGTTCGTGCTGCCGGGGCTTGAGCAGGGAGGGGACAGGAAGCGGCGTGCGGCCCGCTGCAGAGAACGGCTGGAGTACCTCCGGGACAACGTCTGCTGCTTAAACTGTCCAGCAG GTCAGCGCCTGATGTCCCCCTGCACCCAGGCAGGACTACTGGGGACATGTGTCAAATGTGAGGACGGCACGTACATGGAGTACAGCAACAATGAGAGGCAGTGCTTCGAGTGCACGCGGTGTCGCCCAG ATCAGGAGATTGTGAGCGCATGTACTCTCACTCGCAACACGGAGTGCCGGTGCCGGGCAGGGTGGTTCTGTGCTCCTGAGCAGGCCTGTGAGGCGTGCAGGAAGTGCTCCGG ATGTGAGCAGGACGAGGAGATGGTGAGGAACTGCACCTCCACCGCGAACGCCGAGTGCAAGCAGGTCCAGCCCGAACCGGGCTCCTTCTCAG CGAGCGCCTCGGTGATCCTGCCGCTGCTAGCTCTGGTGCCTGTGGCTCTGCTAATCGTAGCTTGTGTGTGGAACTGCCGTCGAGCCAAAG ggTCCCGTGGAACTGTCCTGGGCTGCCTAAAACCCGAGCAG CACGATGGTCCCGGCTGTCCCCCCGATGACGGGAGGACCGGAGACGCCCGCAGCCTGAGCTGCTCTAGCCTGATCTTGTCCCGGCAGCTG GGTGAAGAGACGTTTCCCCAGCTTGTCGCTCTGAACG GTGAGGAGTCTCTGAGGAAGTGCTTCGACTACTTTGAAGACGTGGACATGGACTACCACAAGAGATTCTTCCGTCAGCTGGGTATCCAAGACAACGTGATCAAAAGCAAAGGACACCTCACCTACGAAGACAAGGTCCATGAGCTGCTGAATgtttgggttgagaaggaggggCGGGACGCCAGCCTGAACGTGCTGCTGGGGGCGCTGCTGGACCTGGGCCAGAGGAGGACGGCGGAGACGGTCAAGGAGAAGGCCGTGCGCGACGGCCACTACCTCTCCCAGGAGTGA
- the LOC137893026 gene encoding tumor necrosis factor receptor superfamily member 10A-like isoform X1: MTAAPRLLVFLSLIPVLKPSGAFVLPGLEQGGDRKRRAARCRERLEYLRDNVCCLNCPAGQRLMSPCTQAGLLGTCVKCEDGTYMEYSNNERQCFECTRCRPDQEIVSACTLTRNTECRCRAGWFCAPEQACEACRKCSGCEQDEEMVRNCTSTANAECKQVQPEPGSFSASASVILPLLALVPVALLIVACVWNCRRAKGSRGTVLGCLKPEQHDGPGCPPDDGRTGDARSLSCSSLILSRQLVRARSPVPEEREVLCGSFSSSASNSQLSLTSRPPRPPQAGPAAVGGEETFPQLVALNGEESLRKCFDYFEDVDMDYHKRFFRQLGIQDNVIKSKGHLTYEDKVHELLNVWVEKEGRDASLNVLLGALLDLGQRRTAETVKEKAVRDGHYLSQE, from the exons ATGACCGCCGCGCCCCGGTTGCTG GTTTTCTTATCGCTGATCCCGGTTCTCAAACCCTCGGGAGCGTTCGTGCTGCCGGGGCTTGAGCAGGGAGGGGACAGGAAGCGGCGTGCGGCCCGCTGCAGAGAACGGCTGGAGTACCTCCGGGACAACGTCTGCTGCTTAAACTGTCCAGCAG GTCAGCGCCTGATGTCCCCCTGCACCCAGGCAGGACTACTGGGGACATGTGTCAAATGTGAGGACGGCACGTACATGGAGTACAGCAACAATGAGAGGCAGTGCTTCGAGTGCACGCGGTGTCGCCCAG ATCAGGAGATTGTGAGCGCATGTACTCTCACTCGCAACACGGAGTGCCGGTGCCGGGCAGGGTGGTTCTGTGCTCCTGAGCAGGCCTGTGAGGCGTGCAGGAAGTGCTCCGG ATGTGAGCAGGACGAGGAGATGGTGAGGAACTGCACCTCCACCGCGAACGCCGAGTGCAAGCAGGTCCAGCCCGAACCGGGCTCCTTCTCAG CGAGCGCCTCGGTGATCCTGCCGCTGCTAGCTCTGGTGCCTGTGGCTCTGCTAATCGTAGCTTGTGTGTGGAACTGCCGTCGAGCCAAAG ggTCCCGTGGAACTGTCCTGGGCTGCCTAAAACCCGAGCAG CACGATGGTCCCGGCTGTCCCCCCGATGACGGGAGGACCGGAGACGCCCGCAGCCTGAGCTGCTCTAGCCTGATCTTGTCCCGGCAGCTGGTGAGGGCCCGGTCCCCCGTCCCTGAGGAGCGTGAGGTCCTGTGTGGAAGCTTCAGCAGCTCGGCCAGTAACTCTCAGCTCAGCCTAACCAGccggcccccccggcccccccaggCCGGCCCCGCCGCCGTGGGG GGTGAAGAGACGTTTCCCCAGCTTGTCGCTCTGAACG GTGAGGAGTCTCTGAGGAAGTGCTTCGACTACTTTGAAGACGTGGACATGGACTACCACAAGAGATTCTTCCGTCAGCTGGGTATCCAAGACAACGTGATCAAAAGCAAAGGACACCTCACCTACGAAGACAAGGTCCATGAGCTGCTGAATgtttgggttgagaaggaggggCGGGACGCCAGCCTGAACGTGCTGCTGGGGGCGCTGCTGGACCTGGGCCAGAGGAGGACGGCGGAGACGGTCAAGGAGAAGGCCGTGCGCGACGGCCACTACCTCTCCCAGGAGTGA